The proteins below come from a single Triticum aestivum cultivar Chinese Spring chromosome 5D, IWGSC CS RefSeq v2.1, whole genome shotgun sequence genomic window:
- the LOC123124221 gene encoding uncharacterized protein, which produces MAADSASIAHAVLTDGFSVDIGMVVYEQATTVMASSSVETVSCSGAWVEARWWQMWCLPPMASAGMAGSVSRKAWERPRLSSGERWRGSSIGVIRDLFLI; this is translated from the exons ATGGCCGCGGACTCCGCGTCCATTGCCCACGCCGTCCTCACCGATGGCTTCTCCGTCGACATCGGCATG gTAGTCTACGAGCAGGCAACGACGGTTATGGCATCCTCATCGGTGGAGACGGTCAGCTGCTCAGGAGCATGGGTCGAGGCGAGATGGTGGCAGATGTGGTGTCTCCCTCCGATGGCGTCCGCGGGAATGGCCGGATCTGTGTCTAGAAAGGCATGGGAACGACCCCGGTTGTCGTCCGGCGAGCGCTGGAGAGGGAGTAGCATAGGTGTTATCCGTGATTTGTTTTTAATTTGA